The sequence gtaactattcaagactagtacttttacttttacttgagtaaatatttctagaattacttttacttttacttgagtaaagtttttgggtactctacccacctctgtatatatatatctatcaaaCCCTGTAACAAGTGTTTGTTCTGGTAGTGTGAactggttttgtttttaatgcagaCATTCAGCTCAGATAAAAACCAGACTCTACCAGGATCAATCGTATCAAATGTATTGAATATATCATGTTCCTTTTTAATTGTACTGAAGCAACCATCAAGTTTCTATGTAGACAATACTTTAATGACATCAAAGAACACTTGAGAGCAAAGTTTTTCTAGAAGCTattcaaaaaaatacattcaaattttgGAAGCCATTTAGATTCCTGATGTGGGTTTTTGCAGCAAAGCCGTGGAATAACTgattttggttccccaaagaacctttcaatgaGTTTCTAAAAAGCCCTTATTGTTATTATATGACGAACAATTGAATTGTTGTAAGAAACTTTttcccactataaagaaccttttgtgcattaGGATGTTACAAATTTTttcatggaaccacagatgccaataaagaacctttatttttaagataatatTTGCGTGTATTGTACCCTTCTGGTCAGCTTCAAAACTCCGTATTGAAACTTTATTCTCTCCTTGATTAAATACATGTGTTTGTGCTGTTCATCATTTGCAAGTAACTGTGAATTGCAAAGTGTCTATAAATGTAACTGGTCACAAGATCACCACatggattcatttaaaatagttatttttcagAATCTTTGCAAaacagtgaataataataatgaacaggaTGTAAATACAATGTAAAATTTCTGTTAGAACATTAATCTACATTTTACCACCACATTTTAATGTGACTTGGAGCTTTAGAACGACCCCGTAATTTTGTTAAGAAAGGTGGCGAATCACAGATTTTTCTATATGTGTTTCGGATGGTTACAttcttattttcaaaatgtaatgaaaGTTTAAAATCAAGCTACAAGCAATTACTTTAAACACAGAGAAGCTGGTGCTAAACTCTTTTCATAGTAGCTGGCTGTGATCAGAAGCTCTTTGGACTCCAGTGCGTTTCTCATTTTCGCTTGAACAAATCAACTGCTCCACCTACTAGAGCTCCTGTGGCACCACCCACAGATGCCACACCAGCTGTTGCTGCTCCAGACAAACCAGCAGCACCTGAAAAAAAGGACAGAATGCAAACCGTTCCATATTAATCAGGTACTAATGATTCTTAAAAAATCAGTTACACTTCTAGCTTATAAGGCTAATTAATGTTTGATTGTTTTGCTCGTTTATACTCCTAAAGAACTGGTAAATACCTGCTGACTGGAGGATTGCAACCAAACTTCCCGCAGCCACACCGCCCCCATTGGCAATGGCTGCTGATGACATCATGCCAGCTGCCGTAGAGCCTGCTGCGATACCGGCGCCCGTAAAACCAGCGATCCCGAGTGCCACCGGGGTCAGAAGTACAGCACCAGCTAATCaacatgaaaatgaacaaatagatcaaaatatttctgtgaaaacttgtcttttaaattattaaattaataactaGCATTTTACCCTTaaatggaatagttcacccaaatataacatttttcagtaaaaaattgtaaaataatattatgaaaataattctCTGGCCATGAGTTTTGCTTCAttagaaaagatttggagaaacaggacttgctcaccaatggtttaactgcagtgaatgggtgccgtcagatcaGGAGACCAAATCAgtgataaaaatgtaacaataatccAAAAATAATTCACATGCATCCAGTCAATCTGTTAGCATACACTTTGTGACGTTTGAAAGGAAAAAGaaacttctggccaaaataccagtccataattcatatttgtttagaacggtTTTAGCTTGTAAACTTTGCTGATCTGATCATTTTTTCagagaagttaaaaacatcttaattgatTACTTACTGTTTACTTAtgagttattgtgatgtttttatgagaTGTTTAAACTCTTATTTTGACTATCttaaaagagacagagagaaaaaaaatgtagaactactactaaatttctccaaatctgttcgtTTAATAAAACTTATCTACATTATGGACGTCCTAAAGGCAAGTAAGTTTagattttcaacaaattttaattttgggattAACCATTAGggtatttgtttttgaaaaacatttggtCTTACTACTTACCTGCCCCAGCTGTAATACCGATGACGGTGAATAGAGCTGaagttgaaatataaaatattttaaataaaaacaacgaGAGAAACATGGATATATTTGCTTTGTGtcgtttataataataataataataataataataataattggtactCACATGGC comes from Carassius auratus strain Wakin unplaced genomic scaffold, ASM336829v1 scaf_tig00007488, whole genome shotgun sequence and encodes:
- the LOC113071545 gene encoding interferon alpha-inducible protein 27-like protein 2A, which codes for MPSLFTVIGITAGAAGAVLLTPVALGIAGFTGAGIAAGSTAAGMMSSAAIANGGGVAAGSLVAILQSAGAAGLSGAATAGVASVGGATGALVGGAVDLFKRK